In a single window of the Bacteroides acidifaciens genome:
- a CDS encoding DUF4038 domain-containing protein: MFKRFSICYILFMFCITGTSAQEDRWTGNATNLSKGNLRVNSSGRYLEYTDGTPFLYMGDTAWELISRLNDKETEQYLENRREKGFTVIQTVILDELDDMDVSSNGEPKLIDGNIDKPAPGYFTHVDKVISLAAAKGLYIALLPTWGDKVDKQWGKGPEIFTPENAYRYGKWLGERYMNAPNLIWIIGGDRSGDGKNFAIWNALATGIKSVDKNHLMTYHPHGEHSSSFWFHNASWLDFNMCQSGHAQQDFAIYQRLLLPDLKKEPHKPCMDGEPRYENIPINFKKEKGRFGDDDVRHTLYQSMFSGACGYTYGCNDIWQMFDTGREPKCDADTPWYQSMDKQGAWDLIHFRRLWEKFDFTQGKNQQTIFGDIPLENENYPVAFGNKDYLLVYFPQGGERTIYLPSMKASKRSLKWMNPRNGRITFYQNTTTNTIPISSPTKGKGNDWILIIE; encoded by the coding sequence ATGTTCAAACGATTCTCCATCTGCTATATTTTATTCATGTTTTGTATAACTGGAACTTCCGCCCAAGAAGACCGGTGGACAGGAAACGCCACGAATCTATCCAAAGGAAACTTAAGGGTAAATTCGTCAGGACGTTACCTGGAATACACTGACGGAACTCCTTTTCTCTACATGGGAGATACAGCATGGGAACTCATCAGCCGCTTAAATGACAAAGAGACTGAACAATATCTGGAGAATCGCAGGGAAAAAGGATTTACCGTCATACAAACGGTAATCCTAGATGAATTAGATGATATGGATGTTTCATCTAACGGAGAACCTAAGTTAATTGACGGCAATATTGACAAGCCCGCTCCCGGCTATTTCACTCATGTAGACAAAGTTATTTCTTTGGCAGCAGCCAAAGGTTTATACATAGCTCTACTACCAACCTGGGGAGATAAGGTAGACAAACAATGGGGAAAAGGACCGGAGATTTTTACACCGGAAAATGCATATAGATACGGCAAATGGTTAGGAGAACGCTATATGAACGCCCCCAATCTGATATGGATAATAGGAGGTGATCGAAGTGGAGACGGAAAAAACTTTGCCATTTGGAATGCATTAGCAACCGGTATTAAAAGTGTAGACAAAAACCATTTGATGACCTATCATCCTCATGGAGAGCACTCATCCTCATTCTGGTTTCACAATGCTTCCTGGCTGGATTTTAATATGTGCCAATCCGGACATGCACAACAAGATTTCGCAATCTATCAACGCCTGCTTTTGCCCGATTTAAAAAAGGAACCACATAAGCCATGCATGGATGGAGAACCCCGATATGAAAATATTCCGATCAATTTCAAAAAAGAAAAGGGAAGATTTGGTGACGATGATGTCCGCCATACACTTTACCAGAGTATGTTCAGCGGAGCTTGCGGATATACATACGGCTGTAATGATATATGGCAGATGTTTGATACCGGGCGTGAACCTAAATGTGATGCCGACACTCCATGGTACCAATCAATGGATAAACAAGGAGCATGGGACTTAATTCACTTTCGCAGATTATGGGAAAAATTTGACTTTACTCAAGGAAAAAACCAACAAACCATCTTTGGCGATATACCTTTAGAAAATGAAAACTATCCCGTAGCATTCGGCAACAAAGACTACTTATTAGTGTATTTTCCACAAGGTGGAGAGAGAACGATTTATTTGCCTTCAATGAAAGCATCCAAACGGTCTTTAAAGTGGATGAATCCTCGCAATGGAAGAATCACATTCTATCAAAATACAACAACAAATACCATTCCCATATCCTCTCCCACAAAGGGAAAAGGAAATGACTGGATTTTAATTATAGAGTAA
- a CDS encoding glycosidase, giving the protein MKSNRLEELTQNYEALINRKNEICNNSNGIYKRYYHPVLTAEHAPLIWKYDFDEKQNPFMEERIGINAVMNTGAIKINHKYYLVARVEGADRKSFFAVAESNSPVDGFRFWDYPIEMPETDIPDTNMYDMRLTAHEDGWIYGIFCAERKDTNAPAGDLSSAVAVAGIARTKDLKTWQRLPDLKSPSQQRNVVLHPEFVNGKYALYTRPQDGFIDAGNGGGIGWALIDDICHAEIKEEKIINKRFYHTIKEVKNGEGPHPIKTPQGWLHLAHGVRGCAAGLRYVLYLYMTSLEDPTEIIAEPAGYFMAPIGEERIGDVSNVLFSNGWIEDDNGKIYIYYASSDTRLHVAESTVSQLVDYCLHTPTDGFRSIESVKRIITMVNHNKQYLKQ; this is encoded by the coding sequence ATGAAAAGTAATAGATTAGAAGAGCTAACACAAAATTATGAAGCTCTTATCAACCGAAAAAATGAGATATGTAACAATAGCAACGGTATATATAAACGTTACTACCACCCTGTATTAACAGCAGAACATGCACCACTCATCTGGAAGTATGATTTTGATGAAAAACAAAACCCATTCATGGAAGAAAGAATTGGTATCAACGCTGTAATGAATACGGGAGCCATCAAGATCAATCATAAATACTATCTTGTGGCACGTGTGGAAGGAGCAGACCGAAAATCATTCTTTGCAGTAGCAGAAAGTAATAGTCCCGTAGACGGATTTCGTTTTTGGGATTATCCGATAGAAATGCCGGAGACAGACATTCCTGATACCAATATGTACGATATGCGCCTGACCGCACATGAAGATGGATGGATTTATGGCATTTTTTGTGCGGAACGCAAAGATACAAACGCTCCAGCCGGTGATTTATCTTCCGCAGTAGCCGTTGCAGGTATTGCACGAACAAAAGACCTGAAAACATGGCAACGCTTGCCGGATCTGAAATCTCCGAGCCAGCAACGTAACGTAGTGCTTCATCCGGAATTTGTGAATGGGAAGTATGCCCTGTATACCCGCCCTCAAGATGGTTTTATTGACGCCGGCAATGGAGGAGGTATCGGATGGGCACTCATAGATGACATCTGTCATGCCGAAATAAAAGAGGAAAAAATCATCAATAAACGGTTTTATCATACGATCAAGGAAGTAAAAAATGGAGAAGGGCCACACCCCATTAAAACTCCACAAGGATGGTTACATTTAGCACATGGTGTAAGAGGATGCGCAGCCGGATTACGCTATGTATTATACTTATATATGACTTCTTTAGAAGATCCGACAGAAATTATAGCTGAACCTGCAGGTTATTTCATGGCCCCTATAGGAGAAGAAAGAATCGGTGATGTATCGAATGTATTATTCTCAAACGGATGGATTGAAGATGATAACGGAAAAATTTATATCTATTATGCGTCTTCGGACACCCGTCTTCATGTAGCCGAGTCAACAGTAAGCCAGCTTGTAGATTATTGTCTGCACACGCCAACCGACGGTTTCCGTTCTATAGAATCT